One window from the genome of Hippoglossus hippoglossus isolate fHipHip1 chromosome 10, fHipHip1.pri, whole genome shotgun sequence encodes:
- the LOC117769043 gene encoding probable carboxypeptidase X1 — protein MSVCGVTGVSAEFTDTMAEVLLFTLLLFLHHGSLILVSSGPADDSVTSTVASPSTVTPFSAGNTVSAANNTEDPPTGFTTDKPQTSSKHVTEATAERKAPRPEAEEEDEGPLEFARRSTRSVAKKPKVVPRKPRVLSEKPKVVRKTEPQVKLSVSQSVAGTDAASQCPPLGLESLKVRDTQLRASSFKRRGLGPHRGRLNIQSGVEDGDIYDGGWCAQYRDKNQWLEVDARRPTRFTGIILQGRSSIWSWNVVHTYKVQFSNDSLVWKPSMNGTKEAVFEGNEDLETPVLALFNTSTVARYIRINPQTWYQNGTQGDVCLRAEVLGCTLPDPNNIYAWQTEPSESRDKLDFRHHNYKEMRKLMKSVHESCPDITRIYSIGKSYGGLKLYVMEISDNPGKHELGEPEFRYVAGMHGNEVLGRELLLNLMQHMCEEYKRGDQRIVRLVKETRIHLLPSMNPDGHETAFKKGSELAGWAVGRYSYEGIDMNHNFADLNSEMWNAIELETDRSKLINHYFPIPEAYTSEQAYVASETRAVIDWMQHIPFVLSANLHGGELVVAYPFDMTRDWAPREHTPTPDESFFRWLATVYASTNQVMSNPDRRPCHNKDFLRYNNIINGADWHNVPGSMNDFSYLHTNCFEVTVELSCDKFPHASELPIEWENNRESLLVYMEQVHRGIKGVIRDKDTEAGIADAVIKVDDIDHHIRSVADGDYWRLLNPGEYKVTVSAEGYLRSSRTCRVMYDHYPTICDFRLTKIPEQRLKLIIGKGGKLSGDLQLKLRQLRLRKLRVTTKAINQRRAAAAKRAKRV, from the exons ATGAGTGTCTGTGGAGTCACTGGAGTTTCTGCAGAGTTCACAGATACTATGGCTGAAGTCCTGCTCTTCACTCTGCTCTTGTTTCTGCATCATGGATCACTTATCCTCGTTTCCTCCGGACCTGCTGACGACTCAGTGACATCCACTGTTGCTTCTCCTTCGACTGTGACCCCCTTTTCTGCAGGAAACACTGTGAGCGCtgcaaacaacactgaagaccCCCCCACTGGATTCACAACAGACAAACCTCAGACGAGCAgcaaacatgtgactgaagcaACAGCCGAGAGAAAAGCTCCCAGACCAGaagctgaggaagaggatgaagggcCTCTGGAGTTTG CGAGGAGATCAACCAGGAGCGTTGCAAAGAAACCCAAAGTGGTGCCGAGGAAACCCCGAGTCCTCAGCGAGAAGCCAAAGGTTGTTAGGAAAACCGAACCGCAGGTCAAACTGAGCGTGAGCCAATCAGTGGCTGGCACGGACGCGGCCTCAC AGTGTCCTCCGCTGGGCCTGGAGTCCCTGAAGGTCAGAGACACTCAGCTGAGGGCGTCCTCCTTCAAACGCAGAGGCCTGGGACCTCACCGCGGCCGCCTCAACATCCAG TCGGGGGTGGAGGATGGAGATATCTACGACGGAGGCTGGTGTGCTCAGTACAGAGACAAGAATCAGTGGCTGGAGGTCGACGCTCGGAGGCCGACCCGCTTCACCGGCATCATCCTGCAGGGCCGCAGCTCCATCTGGAG CTGGAACGTGGTGCACACCTACAAGGTCCAGTTCAGCAACGACTCTCTGGTCTGGAAACCGAGTATGAACGGGACCAAAGAGGCT GTATTCGAGGGGAACGAGGACTTAGAGACCCCCGTCCTCGCCCTGTTCAACACGTCCACTGTGGCTCGGTACATCCGGATCAACCCTCAGACCTGGTACCAGAACGGGACGCAGGGCGACGTCTGCCTGAGAGCCGAGGTGTTGGGCTGCACGCTCCCAG atccaaataacatctaCGCCTGGCAGACAGAGCCGAGTGAGTCCAGAGACAAACTGGACTTCAGACACCACAACTACAAAGAGATGAGGAAG CTGATGAAGTCCGTGCACGAGTCGTGTCCTGACATCACTCGTATCTACAGCATCGGAAAGAGCTACGGGGGCCTGAAGCTCTACGTCATGGAGATCTCCGACAACCCTGGGAAACACGAGCTGG GTGAACCAGAGTTCCGATACGTTGCAGGGATGCACGGGAACGAGGTGCTGGGCCGAGAGCTTCTTCTCAATCTGATGCAGCACATGTGTGAAGAATACAAACGTGGCGACCAGCGCATCGTCCGCCTCGTCAAGGAGACTCGCATCCACCTCCTGCCCTCCATGAACCCTGATGGCCACGAGACGGCTTTTAAAAAG GGCTCGGAGCTGGCGGGTTGGGCCGTGGGCCGTTACAGCTACGAGGGAATAGACATGAACCATAATTTTGCCGACCTGAACTCAGAGATGTGGAACGCCATCGAGCTGGAGACGGACCGGTCCAAGCTCATCAACCACTACTTCCCCATCCCTGAGGCGTACACCTCTGAGCAGGCCTAC GTGGCGTCAGAAACCCGAGCCGTGATCGACTGGATGCAGCACATCCCGTTTGTCCTCAGTGCCAACCTCCACGGGGGGGAGCTGGTGGTCGCCTACCCGTTCGACATGACCCGGGACTGGGCCCCTCGGGAGCACACGCCCACCCCCGACGAGAGCTTCTTCCGCTGGTTGGCCACAGTGTACGCCAGCACCAATCAG GTGATGTCCAACCCGGACCGGAGGCCCTGCCACAACAAGGACTTCCTCAGATACAACAACATCATCAACGGAGCCGACTGGCACAACGTACCAGGAA GTATGAACGATTTCAGTTACCTCCACACCAACTGCTTCGAGGTGACGGTGGAGTTGTCCTGTGATAAGTTCCCTCACGCCAGCGAGCTTCCCATCGAGTGGGAGAACAACCGAGAGTCTCTGCTGGTTTACATGGAGCAG GTTCACCGGGGGATTAAAGGTGTGATTCgggacaaagacacagaggcTGGAATAGCAGATGCTGTCATAAAAGTTGATGACATCGATCATCATATAAGATCAG TTGCTGATGGTGACTACTGGCGGCTGCTGAATCCCGGCGAGTACAAAGTGACGGTGAGCGCAGAGGGATACCTCCGCTCCTCCAGGACCTGCCGGGTCATGTACGACCACTACCCGACCATCTGCGACTTCCGCCTCACCAAGATCCCCGAGCAGAGGCTGAAGCTGATCATAGGGAAGGGGGGGAAACTCTCCGGGGACCTGCAGCTCAAGCTACGTCAGCTGCGTCTGCGTAAACTCCGGGTCACCACGAAGGCCATCAACCAGAGGCGGGCTGCTGCAGCCAAACGGGCGAAGagggtgtga